Proteins encoded by one window of Phosphitispora fastidiosa:
- a CDS encoding regulatory protein RecX: MPADREKKAHAKDDALNYISYRPRSAWEVRKKLFEKGYESEIVSEVIGFLEEYRFIDDLEFSRMWLRSRTRDKPSGRRKISHELFQKGISRDIIEECLAGYSPEQEEEIACLLAEKKISQKGFELKKIEGFLLRRGFDYNIVRKVLSKILEKIG; encoded by the coding sequence ATGCCTGCTGACCGTGAAAAAAAGGCACATGCCAAGGACGATGCCCTTAATTATATTTCATACAGACCGAGGTCAGCTTGGGAAGTACGGAAGAAACTTTTTGAAAAAGGATATGAAAGTGAAATTGTTTCCGAAGTGATTGGTTTTCTCGAAGAATACAGGTTTATTGATGATCTGGAATTCTCCCGGATGTGGCTGCGCAGCAGGACCAGGGACAAGCCTTCCGGGCGGCGTAAAATATCACATGAATTATTCCAGAAGGGGATTTCGCGTGATATCATCGAAGAGTGTCTTGCCGGTTACTCACCGGAACAGGAGGAAGAAATTGCCTGTCTTCTGGCAGAAAAGAAAATATCCCAGAAGGGATTTGAGTTAAAAAAAATAGAAGGTTTTCTTTTAAGAAGGGGATTTGACTACAATATAGTGAGAAAGGTTCTCTCAAAAATCTTAGAGAAAATTGGCTGA
- the recA gene encoding recombinase RecA: MSDKVKALEMALNQIEKQFGKGSIMKLGEAAAKMNVEVIPTGAISLDIALGVGGIPRGRVVEIYGPESSGKTTVALHILAEAQKMGGTAAFIDAEHALDPVYARRLGVDIDNLLISQPDTGEQALEIAEALVRSGAVDVIVVDSVAALVPRAEIEGEMGDSHVGLQARLMSQALRKLTGAISKSHTVAIFINQIREKVGVMFGNPEVTPGGRALKFYASVRLEIRKTETLKHGADIVGVRTKAKVVKNKVAPPFKQADFDIMYGEGISREGCIIDIATEMKIIEKSGAWYSYNGERLGQGRENVKEFFKENTAVATEIETKIREVINPAAAADNQVSATNEK, from the coding sequence ATGTCAGATAAAGTTAAGGCTTTGGAAATGGCTTTAAACCAGATAGAAAAGCAGTTTGGTAAGGGTTCCATAATGAAACTGGGTGAAGCTGCGGCCAAGATGAATGTTGAAGTGATTCCCACAGGCGCAATAAGCCTGGATATTGCATTGGGAGTAGGCGGGATTCCGCGGGGAAGAGTTGTGGAAATCTATGGGCCGGAATCATCAGGTAAAACAACCGTAGCTTTGCACATCCTTGCTGAAGCCCAGAAAATGGGTGGGACTGCGGCATTTATAGATGCCGAGCATGCTCTTGACCCCGTTTATGCCCGGAGACTGGGAGTTGATATAGATAATTTACTGATATCTCAGCCTGATACCGGGGAACAGGCTCTTGAAATTGCAGAGGCCCTTGTCAGAAGCGGGGCAGTTGATGTTATTGTAGTTGATTCGGTTGCCGCCCTTGTTCCCAGGGCTGAAATCGAGGGAGAAATGGGTGATTCCCATGTGGGACTGCAGGCCAGATTGATGTCACAAGCCCTCAGAAAACTGACGGGAGCGATATCCAAATCCCATACAGTGGCTATTTTTATTAACCAGATCAGGGAAAAAGTAGGGGTCATGTTTGGAAACCCCGAAGTAACCCCAGGAGGCAGGGCACTGAAATTTTATGCCTCTGTGAGGCTTGAAATCAGGAAAACCGAAACCCTGAAACACGGGGCAGATATTGTCGGTGTGCGCACCAAAGCCAAAGTTGTTAAAAACAAGGTAGCGCCTCCCTTTAAACAGGCTGATTTTGACATCATGTATGGTGAGGGCATTTCAAGAGAGGGATGTATTATTGATATTGCCACAGAAATGAAAATAATCGAAAAAAGCGGTGCCTGGTACTCTTATAATGGGGAACGCCTTGGTCAGGGAAGAGAAAATGTTAAGGAATTCTTCAAAGAAAATACTGCTGTGGCCACAGAAATTGAAACCAAGATAAGAGAAGTCATAAATCCTGCTGCAGCAGCCGATAACCAGGTTAGTGCCACCAACGAAAAGTAG
- a CDS encoding DEAD/DEAH box helicase, producing the protein MYDKKKFGNLEFSKKIFNAISEMGFEAPTPIQAEAIPLLMEGKDVIGQAQTGTGKTAAFAIPIIEMLNPRFRGVQALVLTPTRELAIQVAEEITRIAKYKDARALAIYGGQSIDRQILALKRGVQIVVGTPGRILDHLRRKTLRLQNVAFMVLDEADEMLDMGFIEDIETILKETPEAKQTLLFSATMPREIQVLARKYLRDPEVLSVSKDELTVPQIEQVYYEVKEFNKLEGLCRVLDTSEIKLAIIFCRTKRGVDELVAGLEARGYEADGLHGDLTQAQRNRVMKKFREGHVEILVATDVAARGLDIDNVSHVINYDLPQDPESYVHRIGRTGRAGKSGIAVSFVIPKEYRLLRLIEKIISTRIKRLRLPSFEDVFERQREIIIEKLSETIEQGKLSHYRAIIEEMGNTHDTVDIAAAALRLAFDIEGSQNFSEDAAVEFGNTGAEPGMVRLFMSIGRVDEVRPQDVVKTIAEEAGIPGKVIGAIKIFDRFTFVEVPQDAAEKVLYSMHKNVIKGKRVHVEPAKARNR; encoded by the coding sequence ATGTATGACAAAAAGAAATTCGGTAATCTTGAATTCAGCAAGAAGATTTTTAATGCCATTAGTGAGATGGGCTTTGAAGCGCCGACACCGATTCAGGCAGAGGCGATTCCACTGCTTATGGAAGGGAAGGACGTAATCGGACAAGCCCAGACCGGAACGGGGAAGACTGCCGCGTTCGCCATTCCAATTATAGAAATGTTAAACCCGAGGTTTCGCGGTGTTCAGGCTCTGGTTCTGACCCCCACCAGGGAATTGGCCATACAGGTGGCCGAAGAAATAACCAGGATTGCAAAATATAAAGATGCGCGTGCCCTGGCCATCTATGGCGGCCAATCCATTGACCGGCAGATCCTGGCCCTCAAAAGAGGAGTACAGATAGTTGTCGGTACTCCCGGAAGGATACTGGACCATCTAAGGAGGAAAACCCTCAGGCTGCAAAATGTCGCCTTTATGGTTCTGGATGAAGCCGATGAAATGCTTGATATGGGATTTATTGAAGATATTGAAACAATCCTGAAGGAAACCCCTGAAGCTAAACAGACACTGCTATTTTCGGCAACAATGCCCAGGGAGATACAGGTACTGGCCCGCAAATACCTTAGAGACCCGGAAGTGCTCTCTGTCAGCAAGGATGAGCTTACTGTACCCCAAATAGAACAAGTTTATTATGAAGTCAAGGAATTTAATAAACTGGAAGGACTGTGCCGTGTCCTGGACACCTCAGAGATAAAACTGGCCATTATATTCTGCCGGACCAAGCGTGGTGTTGATGAGCTTGTCGCGGGCCTCGAAGCGCGCGGCTATGAGGCTGACGGGCTCCACGGGGATCTGACTCAAGCTCAGCGGAACAGGGTTATGAAAAAGTTCCGTGAGGGACATGTTGAGATACTGGTTGCCACTGACGTTGCCGCCAGGGGGCTTGATATTGACAATGTAAGTCATGTTATTAATTATGATCTGCCCCAGGATCCGGAATCTTACGTGCACCGCATAGGGCGAACGGGAAGAGCAGGTAAATCCGGTATTGCCGTATCATTTGTGATCCCTAAGGAGTACAGGCTGCTGAGACTGATAGAGAAAATAATTAGCACCAGAATCAAGAGGCTTAGGCTGCCAAGTTTTGAAGACGTCTTTGAAAGGCAGAGGGAAATTATTATCGAGAAGCTCTCCGAAACCATTGAACAGGGGAAATTAAGCCATTACCGCGCTATCATAGAGGAAATGGGAAATACTCATGATACTGTTGATATAGCAGCAGCAGCCCTGAGACTGGCTTTTGATATCGAAGGTTCCCAGAATTTCAGTGAAGATGCTGCGGTAGAGTTTGGCAATACCGGGGCTGAACCGGGAATGGTAAGGCTCTTTATGAGCATCGGAAGAGTTGATGAAGTTAGGCCTCAGGATGTAGTTAAAACTATTGCCGAAGAGGCCGGAATCCCCGGAAAGGTTATCGGCGCTATAAAAATATTTGACAGGTTTACTTTTGTAGAGGTACCCCAGGATGCTGCAGAGAAAGTGCTGTATTCAATGCATAAAAATGTCATCAAAGGCAAGAGGGTCCATGTAGAACCCGCAAAGGCAAGAAACAGATAG
- a CDS encoding metallophosphoesterase family protein, giving the protein MAVGKCGFEYIEEVSAALQQPEGMSLMKKYLHCVSIPLFAIIGAIVFVNLFAQVDFNLQALKATISVQASTKGYTVLQINPFGEVMAKTHKTPLRLNISVANIDMERLTKLLASGTEQDKIIKDARVALEEAVRKFIILTAILGFTGGMFGVLVIQKRNLKELILGGLIGVAIVSMLMLGTYRTFNLDRFQSPEYNGALKAAPWMIGLAEEAFNTVNTWGKQMRGIATNLNGLFQRVESLQTMASGEGEIMVLHVSDIHNNPASLEFIDQMVKTFGIDMVIDTGDLSDFGTPLEASLFEGIRKLAVPYVIIPGNHETPAIIEEMKQLPNVLLIENGVLDVAGIRIAGIADPASNSPDYSVNMDKLKEFAQILEGNIKNVENKPDLLAVHNVKLAEKLTGQVPVILSGHDHRFKINFKGDSLFIDAGTSGASGIGALQTDSDIPYSFVLLHFDRSAAGVRLKYTDTITISGRQSGYSLERKIYP; this is encoded by the coding sequence GTGGCAGTCGGCAAATGTGGCTTTGAATATATTGAGGAGGTATCTGCAGCATTACAACAGCCAGAAGGGATGAGCCTGATGAAGAAATATTTGCACTGTGTTTCGATCCCTTTATTTGCAATAATCGGAGCAATTGTTTTTGTAAACCTTTTTGCTCAGGTGGATTTTAATCTGCAGGCACTAAAGGCGACGATTTCAGTTCAGGCTTCCACTAAGGGGTATACTGTCTTACAGATAAACCCCTTTGGAGAGGTAATGGCAAAGACTCATAAAACGCCCCTGAGACTGAATATTTCCGTTGCCAATATTGATATGGAGCGTCTTACCAAACTGTTGGCATCAGGAACGGAACAGGATAAGATTATCAAAGATGCCAGAGTCGCTTTAGAGGAAGCTGTACGTAAGTTTATTATCCTTACAGCTATATTGGGTTTCACCGGTGGAATGTTCGGAGTGCTTGTCATCCAGAAAAGAAACCTTAAGGAGCTTATCCTTGGGGGGTTAATTGGTGTTGCTATTGTGTCCATGCTTATGCTGGGGACATACAGGACCTTTAATCTTGACCGGTTTCAGTCCCCCGAATACAATGGTGCGTTAAAGGCTGCCCCGTGGATGATCGGGCTGGCCGAAGAGGCGTTTAACACTGTAAATACCTGGGGGAAGCAGATGCGAGGCATCGCCACAAACCTGAACGGACTGTTTCAACGGGTGGAAAGCCTTCAGACCATGGCTTCCGGTGAAGGTGAAATAATGGTCCTTCATGTATCTGATATTCATAATAATCCGGCTTCACTGGAGTTTATTGACCAGATGGTGAAGACCTTTGGCATAGATATGGTTATTGATACCGGGGACCTTTCGGATTTTGGCACACCTCTTGAGGCCTCTCTGTTTGAGGGAATCAGGAAACTTGCAGTGCCATATGTCATTATCCCGGGCAACCATGAAACACCGGCAATTATTGAGGAAATGAAGCAATTGCCAAATGTGCTGCTTATTGAAAACGGTGTTTTGGATGTCGCCGGAATAAGGATAGCAGGTATCGCTGACCCTGCTTCAAATTCCCCGGATTACTCAGTGAATATGGACAAACTAAAGGAATTTGCACAGATACTGGAGGGAAATATAAAAAATGTGGAAAACAAGCCGGACCTGCTGGCAGTCCATAATGTGAAATTGGCGGAAAAGTTAACCGGTCAGGTTCCGGTTATCCTCAGCGGTCATGACCACCGGTTTAAGATCAATTTTAAAGGGGACTCTTTGTTTATTGACGCCGGAACATCAGGAGCTTCCGGTATAGGGGCTTTACAGACTGACAGTGACATACCCTATTCCTTTGTACTGCTGCATTTTGACCGCAGTGCTGCAGGAGTAAGGTTAAAATATACGGATACAATAACAATATCTGGCAGACAAAGCGGGTACAGCCTGGAAAGGAAGATTTATCCCTAA
- a CDS encoding competence/damage-inducible protein A: MRAELISTGTELLLGQIVNTNAQFIGQRLAKLGIDVFFQTTVGDNESRLREVVKTAMGRADLIIVTGGLGPTSDDLTRETIAGMLGAELVMDEESLAHIRDFFEIRGRIMPQINAKQALNIHGAVTIPNRIGTAPGSIVEFEGKSIVILPGPPVEMRPMFVETVEDYLRKMTGTDKAVIVSRVLKILGMGESMVEERISDLVDKQVNPTIAFLAPKGEAYIRLTAKANSDDAAGEIISGVEAEIRNRLGDYIYGTDDDTLEGVVAGLLHKHGLTAATAESCTGGLIASRLTEIPGVSENFVCGFITYSNDAKINMLGVSRDTLEKYGAVSEQTALEMAVGARNAGGTDVAVSVTGIAGPGGGTPEKPVGQVYIALAGQDNAFAVKNLFTGDREVIRWQSANVALNILRRYLQHYNSQKG; encoded by the coding sequence ATGCGGGCCGAACTGATTTCAACGGGAACAGAACTCTTATTGGGACAGATTGTGAATACAAATGCCCAGTTTATCGGCCAACGACTGGCCAAACTGGGAATAGACGTATTTTTTCAAACAACTGTGGGAGACAATGAATCACGCCTCAGAGAGGTTGTCAAAACTGCCATGGGAAGAGCTGACCTTATAATAGTTACCGGAGGACTTGGTCCGACCTCAGATGACCTTACCAGAGAAACCATTGCCGGAATGTTGGGTGCGGAGTTGGTTATGGATGAGGAGTCACTGGCACATATCAGGGATTTTTTTGAGATCAGAGGACGGATAATGCCTCAGATAAATGCCAAGCAGGCCTTAAACATTCACGGCGCTGTTACTATCCCCAACCGGATTGGGACTGCACCCGGAAGTATTGTGGAATTTGAAGGGAAGAGTATAGTCATTCTGCCGGGACCACCGGTCGAAATGAGGCCTATGTTTGTGGAAACCGTGGAGGACTATTTAAGGAAAATGACCGGGACTGATAAGGCCGTTATTGTCTCCAGGGTACTAAAAATTCTGGGGATGGGAGAATCCATGGTGGAAGAGCGTATCAGTGACCTTGTTGATAAACAGGTTAACCCTACGATTGCATTTCTGGCTCCCAAGGGAGAGGCATATATCAGGCTCACAGCAAAAGCAAACTCAGATGATGCAGCCGGGGAGATTATCTCCGGTGTCGAAGCAGAGATAAGGAACAGGCTGGGAGATTATATCTATGGAACAGATGATGACACCCTTGAAGGTGTTGTGGCTGGGCTGCTGCATAAACACGGGCTGACTGCTGCTACTGCAGAGTCTTGTACAGGGGGACTTATCGCCTCGCGGCTGACAGAGATACCTGGAGTGTCGGAAAACTTTGTCTGTGGATTCATTACCTATTCTAATGATGCCAAAATTAATATGCTGGGGGTATCCCGTGATACTCTGGAAAAATACGGGGCGGTCAGTGAACAGACAGCGCTGGAAATGGCTGTCGGGGCCAGAAATGCCGGAGGCACGGATGTAGCAGTTTCTGTAACCGGAATAGCAGGTCCCGGAGGGGGGACCCCCGAAAAACCTGTTGGGCAGGTATATATTGCTCTTGCCGGACAAGATAACGCCTTTGCTGTCAAAAACCTCTTTACCGGTGACCGGGAAGTCATCAGGTGGCAGTCGGCAAATGTGGCTTTGAATATATTGAGGAGGTATCTGCAGCATTACAACAGCCAGAAGGGATGA
- a CDS encoding AAA family ATPase — translation MTKGLIKEIGLGIGLAFIGFLIWKGYDVLPLMFILGFFAAMYFLAESKGLVKPVGVQEVTGKNTSEVYFDDIGGQASAIKELKEALDFIKNYEKIKELGIRPLKGILLLGPPGTGKTLMAKAAATYTDAVYIATSGSEFIEMYAGVGAQRVRKLFKSARDKAAKLGKNNAMIFIDEIEVVGGKRGQNSSHMEYDQTLNQLLVEMDGMKNDDSVKVLLIAATNRADMLDPALMRPGRFDRHVRVDLPCKDGRVEILKIHTRNKPLENDVELGAIARETFGFSGAHLESLTNEAAIYAFREGRDRVSLKHFKEAIDKVIMGEKLDKRPNADELKRVSIHETGHALISEIVKPGSVSTLTISPRGNALGYMRQTPEDDTYLYTIDYLENQISIMLAGALAEELIFSNRSTGASNDFEKAVDLAKRIILSGMSRLGVVSEDSLPKDKMYDVITEIIREQEGIVQNTLLPYRKRIIEITEILLEQEQLSGTDFRKLVIEDDEPAEKAG, via the coding sequence ATGACAAAAGGATTGATTAAAGAAATAGGGCTGGGAATAGGACTTGCTTTTATAGGCTTTCTGATTTGGAAAGGCTATGATGTATTACCACTGATGTTTATACTTGGCTTTTTTGCTGCCATGTATTTTCTTGCGGAAAGCAAGGGTCTGGTTAAACCTGTGGGAGTACAGGAGGTCACCGGCAAAAACACCAGTGAGGTTTATTTTGATGATATTGGCGGCCAGGCATCTGCCATCAAGGAGCTTAAAGAGGCCCTTGACTTTATCAAAAACTATGAGAAGATAAAAGAACTTGGTATCAGGCCCCTGAAGGGCATTCTGCTCCTGGGCCCTCCGGGAACCGGGAAGACCCTGATGGCAAAAGCTGCAGCAACCTATACAGATGCCGTATACATTGCCACCAGCGGTTCTGAATTTATAGAAATGTATGCCGGCGTAGGCGCCCAGAGGGTAAGGAAGTTGTTCAAATCAGCCCGGGATAAGGCTGCCAAGCTGGGGAAAAACAATGCCATGATTTTTATTGACGAGATAGAGGTCGTTGGCGGCAAGAGAGGCCAGAACAGCAGCCACATGGAATATGACCAGACCCTTAACCAGCTTCTGGTGGAAATGGACGGGATGAAAAACGATGATTCGGTAAAAGTCCTTTTAATTGCAGCTACCAACAGGGCAGATATGCTTGACCCGGCGTTGATGAGGCCGGGTCGGTTCGACAGGCATGTAAGGGTTGACCTGCCGTGCAAGGATGGCAGAGTTGAAATACTAAAGATTCATACCAGAAACAAACCCCTTGAGAATGATGTTGAGCTTGGGGCAATTGCCAGAGAGACCTTCGGCTTTTCCGGGGCTCACCTGGAGAGCCTTACCAATGAGGCTGCCATTTATGCTTTCAGGGAGGGAAGGGACAGGGTCAGCCTGAAACACTTCAAGGAAGCAATCGACAAAGTTATTATGGGGGAAAAACTTGATAAGCGTCCCAATGCAGATGAACTTAAAAGGGTTTCCATCCATGAAACAGGACATGCTCTGATAAGTGAAATCGTAAAGCCCGGTTCTGTTTCCACACTCACAATAAGCCCCAGGGGGAATGCCCTTGGGTATATGAGACAGACACCGGAAGATGACACCTACCTGTATACCATTGATTACCTGGAAAATCAGATTTCAATTATGCTGGCAGGTGCGCTGGCAGAGGAACTTATTTTCAGCAACAGGAGTACCGGGGCGTCTAATGACTTCGAAAAGGCAGTTGATTTAGCCAAAAGAATCATCCTTTCGGGGATGTCCAGGCTGGGTGTGGTTTCAGAAGACAGTCTTCCTAAGGATAAAATGTATGATGTGATAACTGAAATTATCAGGGAACAGGAAGGCATAGTTCAGAACACCTTATTGCCGTACAGAAAAAGAATAATTGAAATAACAGAAATACTTCTGGAACAGGAACAGCTTTCCGGGACTGATTTCAGGAAACTGGTTATTGAGGATGATGAACCGGCAGAAAAAGCCGGTTAA